Genomic segment of Verrucomicrobiota bacterium:
AACCGGCGCGCCGCGAGCAAGCTTTCTTAGCTGCCGTTAGATTGCCCTAGCCATCGGGGCTCTCTTGGACTTAATTCACGGTTATGAGCGAACCCCCAGATAGCCCCATTCCGCCCATTGGCGGCGAACCCCCAGAAAGGACACCTGCTGCACAGCCATCCCCCCCCGGACCGTGGTGGCGGGATTGGTACCGCGACTTGCGGCCGGAGGAAGGGATGCTGATCGTAGCAATCATCGCCCCGATTATCGCGGTCATCGTGTCGCTCGTGACTGCAGGCTTGGTGAGCAGCCATACCAGAGCCGACGTTCGGCGAATGGACAGCGAACTGCGCTCCGTCCGGGACTCGGTACAGGGGACCAGCCGGGCTGACGCCCAGCGGCTGGATACTGAACTGCGTCCAATCCGCGAATCGCTGCAGGGAATTAGCCGGGCCGACATCCAGCGGTTAGACAACGAACTTCGTTCCGTACGCGACTCGGTGCAGGGAGTCAGCCGGGCCGATATCCAGCACTTGAACAACGAGGTTGCGTCGATGCGGGACTCGCTCCAGGGGGTGACTAAGGCCGACTTTGACCGGCTGAACAATGAGCTCGCCTCGCTGCGGGATTCGCTGCAGGGCGTCACCAAAGCTGACCTGCAAGGGTTGAGCAATGAACTGGTCTCGCTGCGGGAATCCGTTCAGAGGGCCAACGGTGAAGACAAAGGGCGGCTGGACGATCTGGTGCAGCGGGTCAACGCGGCTGAGAACCGGCTCCGGCCGTTTCAGGACGAAGTTGAGCGGCTTAGAGGTCGGGCCGCAGACGCTTCCAAGGATCTGAACGAGGCAAGAAGCCAGTACCAGCAGGCGCACCAGGTCATTAACGATTTTCAGATCATCATTCGCAATTATGATGCGGTTCTGACGGTTAAAGAGGCTGAATTCAAGGGGATGGTGAAGGACCTGGAGAATAACGTCGGAGCCCTCGTTCTTGAGCAGATGCCGATCGGCAGCATCCTGATGTGGCCGCTCACGGAAAAGCCGCCTGCGAAATGGCGAATTTGCGATGGCCAGCCCGTGACCAGTCAGGAAGGCCCTGAGTTTTGCCAGCTTTTCAGGGACGCTTACTGGACAACCGACGGCGGGAAGGCTGTCCATGTGCCGGATTTAAGGGGGTATTTCATCCGTGGTGCTGACACCCGTAAGAGCGGAGACCCTGATAAAATCGACGAAGATGCCCCTCGTGAGGTTGGGAGTAAGCAGGCTGAGAAGCTGCCGCAGCACACCCACGACGTCTCCGACGTGCGGGTAGCGGGCGGTCTGGGGACGGAGCAGAGCAGAAATTTGTTTGCTTATCAGACCCAGCGGCGGGAGCAGCTGAGACCTGGCAGTGATGTCCGAACGTTCCCGGTTGGCAGCGGCGAGGCGCCGGGGAATGCCCCTTTGGCTTCGGCGCCCGGCGGCGGGGCAGCAAGCCCGAATCCCGTTCAGGCGCAAGCCGGCGTGGAGGGGGCGGCGCCCAGCCCAGCGGCCATAGGAGGCGGGGAGACGCCGAATGCCCCCGTCGCCCCGGTGCAAACGCAAGCGCAGACCCAACCCCCGGCCTCTGGAGCCGATGCGGAGGTTGACGCCATGGCGTTGCGAGGTGACCTCGGACCGATGATAAAGCAGCAGGGAAAGCTCCGGCCTGACAACATCGCGCTGCAATTCATCATTCGAGTTCAGCGTTAACCGGCATGACGTCGAGGTGTCTGTCCGGCGCAAGAACACTGGTGCCAGCGCATGATCAATGGCGTCCTGCCGGTGCCTTCCTTGGAAACAGGGGAGATACCGGCCGGGACAAATAGTCGTACGGCACTCTTGAGCGAACCCGACCACGCGTGTACAAATCATCCCGCCCACCCAGGAGGCGGTTTGCCTTGGCGCCGTTTCCACGACTAAATGCAGGGAAGTCGGGACGGATTTATTTCA
This window contains:
- a CDS encoding tail fiber protein; the protein is MLIVAIIAPIIAVIVSLVTAGLVSSHTRADVRRMDSELRSVRDSVQGTSRADAQRLDTELRPIRESLQGISRADIQRLDNELRSVRDSVQGVSRADIQHLNNEVASMRDSLQGVTKADFDRLNNELASLRDSLQGVTKADLQGLSNELVSLRESVQRANGEDKGRLDDLVQRVNAAENRLRPFQDEVERLRGRAADASKDLNEARSQYQQAHQVINDFQIIIRNYDAVLTVKEAEFKGMVKDLENNVGALVLEQMPIGSILMWPLTEKPPAKWRICDGQPVTSQEGPEFCQLFRDAYWTTDGGKAVHVPDLRGYFIRGADTRKSGDPDKIDEDAPREVGSKQAEKLPQHTHDVSDVRVAGGLGTEQSRNLFAYQTQRREQLRPGSDVRTFPVGSGEAPGNAPLASAPGGGAASPNPVQAQAGVEGAAPSPAAIGGGETPNAPVAPVQTQAQTQPPASGADAEVDAMALRGDLGPMIKQQGKLRPDNIALQFIIRVQR